A DNA window from Candidatus Bodocaedibacter vickermanii contains the following coding sequences:
- a CDS encoding FAD-dependent oxidoreductase: protein MTLKFGFQWQDLYDSEKLSVLHQHFLQHLNRSDPQLYAEVYETTPHNNDVLIPLALAIESFIVDLFDLHDAVQDYYDDHHQFRLASQFKRNFIQREVLHAYSSAASIDGNAILLQLSTRLGQSIDPTNEVYFARLGLAALSRQDEEAILLFRQYAAWAYYSKEGQQRHEHGFLFKKPQPINPQQRFPIQRDLQHGITSPTIKPRTGFDVTDNGISSPHAVDEAFYCIKCHDRGKDTCRTGFKSTEGTFKNDDLGQPLSGCPLDQKISEMNVLFEHGQVIAALAVVTLDNPMVAATGHRICYDCARSCIFQKQDPVDIPSIETRLLKQVLALPYGFEIYSLLTRWNPLNLNAPYPAPDSGYHVLVVGQGPSGFALAHLMMQLGHRVTAIDGLKIEPLSRDLNDPAIPIQYITDHYERLSERYAKGFGGVAEYGITARWEKNFLFVIRLLLERRSLYQCLDGVRLGSNMTLKGAFYEHGFDHVALCLGAGSPTLLSLENMTIPGVRLASDFLMALHLGDAAKFDSKTTLRIQLPLAVIGAGLTAVDTATEALAYYPHKVMNFYQRYQAIVDRDGIEKANELLKADPAVAETFLSHGKILFDETLLAKHENRQPNYLPFLNEWGGVTVYYRKRIQDAPSYRLNPHELKSALMEGVRLVENATPLKIIADDTGRLTSVEFNVDGQSQSIALKTLLVAAGTKPNTVLAQEFPDLKLDGHFFKAISSDSFFVSATEDGRYVSYLGDLHPNYSGSVVKALASAKMAAPKIHAQLMQTSPHLKNFIANDFVSTITDMRVDSQWVHLTIYSPAAARAYQSGQFFKFQPYGTEFTEAIPLSPINVDVITGNIEFNIQIVGATTRKLYELQLNERVFLMGPAGSALKFPSDHRVLFITDPNATVDVISPIMNHICNSYHQIVAEIRDITLADFDGFNAVFITGSLDFVELFKHTFKTLHIPCYTFVHTHLQCMMKQVCAQCIYTTTDPKTGFLSVQFGCAKSIENIQKLSYPAVNKRNKNEQLEETILGAFTTH, encoded by the coding sequence ATGACGTTAAAGTTTGGCTTTCAGTGGCAGGATTTATACGATAGTGAAAAGCTATCGGTATTGCACCAGCATTTCTTGCAGCATCTTAACCGTTCGGATCCGCAATTATATGCTGAGGTTTATGAAACGACTCCCCATAACAACGATGTCTTAATTCCGTTAGCCCTGGCAATTGAATCCTTTATCGTGGATCTGTTTGATTTGCACGACGCCGTACAAGACTATTATGATGATCACCATCAGTTTCGATTAGCCAGTCAGTTTAAGCGTAATTTTATTCAACGCGAGGTATTGCATGCCTATTCATCCGCAGCGTCAATTGATGGCAATGCAATATTGCTGCAGCTTTCAACGCGTTTAGGGCAATCGATTGATCCAACGAATGAAGTTTACTTTGCACGCTTAGGTTTGGCCGCGTTAAGCCGCCAAGACGAAGAAGCAATACTGTTATTTCGTCAATATGCAGCGTGGGCATACTATTCGAAGGAAGGACAACAGCGTCATGAGCATGGTTTTTTATTTAAGAAACCTCAACCGATAAATCCACAACAGCGATTTCCAATACAGCGGGATTTACAGCATGGTATCACATCGCCAACGATAAAACCTCGAACAGGATTTGATGTCACCGATAATGGCATCAGCTCGCCCCATGCTGTGGATGAAGCATTTTATTGCATCAAATGTCATGACCGCGGAAAAGACACCTGCAGAACTGGATTTAAATCAACCGAAGGCACCTTCAAAAATGACGATCTAGGTCAACCGCTATCAGGGTGTCCGCTGGATCAAAAAATATCAGAAATGAATGTCTTGTTTGAGCATGGACAAGTGATTGCCGCATTGGCTGTTGTAACCTTGGATAATCCTATGGTTGCTGCAACAGGACATCGCATTTGTTATGATTGCGCGCGCAGCTGTATTTTCCAAAAACAAGATCCTGTGGATATTCCATCCATTGAAACTCGATTATTAAAACAGGTATTAGCCCTGCCCTATGGATTTGAGATTTATAGCTTGTTGACCAGGTGGAATCCTTTAAATCTAAACGCACCTTATCCCGCGCCAGATTCTGGATATCATGTACTGGTCGTTGGGCAAGGCCCCTCCGGTTTTGCGTTGGCTCATTTAATGATGCAGTTAGGTCACCGTGTCACTGCTATTGATGGGTTAAAAATTGAACCGTTATCACGCGACTTAAACGATCCAGCCATTCCGATTCAATATATTACAGATCATTATGAACGATTGTCAGAACGGTATGCAAAAGGCTTTGGCGGCGTTGCTGAATATGGCATCACGGCACGTTGGGAAAAGAACTTTTTATTCGTGATACGGTTGTTGCTAGAACGCCGATCTTTGTATCAATGTTTGGATGGCGTGCGTTTGGGCAGCAACATGACGTTGAAGGGTGCTTTTTACGAACATGGGTTTGATCATGTTGCACTGTGTTTAGGCGCAGGTTCACCCACTTTATTGTCGCTAGAAAACATGACAATCCCAGGGGTACGCTTAGCCTCCGATTTCTTAATGGCGCTTCATCTAGGGGATGCTGCAAAATTTGATTCAAAAACTACACTTCGCATCCAATTGCCTTTGGCTGTAATTGGCGCAGGATTAACCGCCGTTGATACAGCAACTGAAGCCCTAGCCTATTATCCCCACAAAGTGATGAATTTCTATCAACGCTATCAAGCAATCGTCGATCGAGATGGAATTGAGAAAGCTAACGAACTGTTAAAGGCCGACCCCGCTGTTGCAGAAACTTTTTTAAGTCATGGAAAGATTTTGTTCGATGAAACGTTGTTAGCTAAACATGAGAATCGGCAACCCAATTATCTGCCCTTTCTGAATGAATGGGGCGGAGTTACGGTCTATTATCGAAAACGTATTCAAGATGCTCCATCGTATCGATTAAACCCGCATGAACTAAAAAGCGCACTGATGGAAGGAGTTCGACTGGTGGAGAACGCAACCCCTCTTAAGATTATCGCAGACGACACTGGTCGTTTAACGTCGGTAGAATTTAATGTCGACGGACAATCACAGAGTATTGCATTAAAAACACTATTAGTAGCAGCGGGAACAAAGCCCAATACCGTTCTGGCACAGGAATTTCCAGATTTGAAATTAGACGGACACTTTTTCAAGGCGATCTCATCAGATTCTTTTTTTGTATCTGCAACAGAAGACGGTCGATATGTATCGTACCTTGGTGATTTACACCCTAACTATTCTGGCAGCGTGGTTAAAGCGTTGGCCAGCGCAAAGATGGCTGCGCCAAAAATTCATGCGCAATTAATGCAAACATCGCCGCATCTCAAAAATTTTATCGCGAATGATTTTGTTAGCACAATAACGGATATGCGTGTGGACTCTCAATGGGTTCATTTAACGATATACTCACCGGCTGCTGCACGTGCATATCAATCCGGGCAATTCTTTAAATTTCAACCTTATGGGACTGAGTTTACAGAGGCTATCCCACTATCTCCAATAAATGTAGATGTCATCACGGGCAATATAGAATTTAACATTCAAATCGTTGGAGCAACAACCCGCAAATTGTATGAACTACAATTGAATGAACGAGTATTTTTAATGGGACCCGCAGGCTCCGCATTGAAATTTCCATCAGATCATCGCGTATTGTTTATCACTGATCCCAACGCTACTGTCGATGTAATATCCCCTATTATGAATCACATCTGTAATTCTTATCATCAAATTGTTGCTGAAATACGCGATATCACGCTTGCCGATTTTGATGGGTTTAATGCTGTTTTTATCACAGGTAGTCTTGATTTTGTTGAGCTATTTAAACACACTTTTAAAACACTCCACATACCGTGCTATACCTTTGTCCACACACATTTGCAATGCATGATGAAACAGGTTTGTGCTCAGTGCATCTATACAACAACAGATCCAAAGACTGGTTTTCTCTCCGTTCAATTTGGCTGTGCGAAAAGTATTGAAAACATACAGAAACTCTCATATCCTGCTGTTAACAAAAGGAATAAAAATGAACAGTTGGAAGAAACTATATTGGGGGCTTTTACTACTCACTAG